The Kocuria flava nucleotide sequence ACCAGTCCGTGTGGAGCCAGCGCTTCGCCCTCGAGCACATGCTCTTCCCGGACTACGCGCCGGCCATCACGAGCCGCGACGACCGCAGTGCTCTGCCCAAAGTGTTTGCGAAGCGGCTGGGCGGGGAGTACGAGGTCGCCGAGATCGTCCGCCGGCTCGAGCCGAACGCCTGGTTCGGGAACCGTGCCTACACGGACCTGTACCGCACGCCTTATCGGGAGCTGTGGCAGCAACCCAACCCGAAGATGGACGCCTATGTCTCGTGGGCACGGCGCTTCACCGACATGCTGGAGCAGCCCCGTGCCACCTGGCAGGAGCGTGCGCTGCGGGCAGCGGAAACTCTGCGGGCGGCAAGCAGCGGGGCGCCTATCGCTGAGCCGCTGCGGGCAGCGCTCCACGACCTGGATTCGGGGCTCGCGTCGGCCGTCTCGGCCGTCGTGTCCTGGGCCGAGAACGACGACGCTGCCGCCCGGCACGCCCTGACCGCCTTCGCGGATCACCGCGGCGGGGAAGCGATCGATCGGTTCCTGGACCGGGTGCCCGACGACGTGCTGACAGGCGGCAGAGCCCAGATGGCACTCGCCTCGGCCTTGCTCATGGCCCAGGGCGCCGAGGAATTGCCTCTCTGGCCGTTCGACACCGCGGCTGCGTCACACCGCCTCGCCAACGGCTATCCGGGACAGGACTCCTCCACCGTGGGGGAGAACTACGTTCTCTACCTCGAGCGTCTCGACGCCGTTCGTGTCGGGCTGGGAACGCCAGAGAACCTCTGGGCTACTCGCCTCGACGCCGCCGTGCTCGCCGACCTCCTCGTCCGCACCGGCCGTCCCGACGGGTGGGAGGACGCCGAGTGGCGTGCCTTCGACGCCTGGCGCACCGGCAAGGCGGTCGCCCTGACCACGCAGGCCAGCACCTCTTCCGCGGGAGCGGTCACCGCGCCGGCGGAGGCCCCGGAGACGGAGGCGTCGTCGACCTCCTTCGAGGACCTGGCGGCCGCGCTGTCCCTGGATGAGCAGGGCATCGAGTGGCTCGAGGAGACCCTCGAGCTGCTCCGGCTGAAGAAGCAGCTGATCCTTCAGGGCCCTCCTGGTACGGGGAAGACCTATCTGGCACGTGAACTCGCGGAATTCCTTGCTGAGGACCCGAAGCGAGTGACGCTCACCCAGTTCCACCCGGGCACCAGCTATGAGGACTTCGTGCAGGGACTGCGCCCGGACCCGGAGAATCCCACGTCGTTCCGGGTGGTCGACGGCCCGCTCATCCGCATCGCCGAGGAGGCGCGGGCACATCCGGAGGCCACCTACGTGCTGCTCGTCGACGAGATCAACCGCGGCAACGTGCCAGCGGTGTTCGGGGAGCTCTACTTCCTGCTCGAGTACCGTGGCGAGACGGTCACGCTGACCTACGGCAAGGACTTCAGCCTGCCCGGAAATCTCTTCCTGATCGGCACCATGAACACCGCCGACCGCTCCATCACCGCCCTGGACTCCGCACTGCGCCGGCGTTTCTACGTCCGGGATCTGCGCCCGGGTGAGACCCCGGTGGACGGCATGCTTCGCAATCACCTCACCCAGCACGACGCCGAGCTGGAATGGCTCGCCGAACTCCTCGACCGGGCGAATGCCATCATCAAGGACAAGGACCAGCGCGTCGGCCCCAGCCACTTCATGGGGCGGCAGATGGACGAGACACGGGCCCGTCGCGCTTGGAACTACACCGTGATGCCGACATTGCGCGAGGTGTTCTACCGTCGCCCGGAGCTGCTGGACCAGCTCGAGTTCGCGACCCTGAAGGCGGCCGTGACGCACACGGCGGGCGATGCTGCAGCTGACTGAGTGGGAGACCTCCGGGCCCCTGACCCTGACTCCCGCCCAGCGGCACGTGCTGGAGACCCGCTTCGAGGCCGTCGTCCGCGCGAGCGGCCACGGGGATGAGGTCGCTGTGCGCCCCGGCGGCGTGGTGGGCAGCGTCAGCGTCGGCGGCGTTCCGATCGTGGTGCGGCCCAAGATCCCGATCGACCGGGTGCTGTTCATGACCGCCTACGCCGCGGACCCGTTCCGGTGGGAGGAGAACTGGTCGGTCATCGCCGGCGCCGACGACCTCGAGGACGGCATGGCCGCCCTTTTCGTCGCGGCCTGCCGCCGGACACTGCAGCGCGGACTGCTGCGCTCGTACCGCACCGTCGACGCCGACCTGCCGATGGTCAAGGGTCGGGTGCGCTGGAACGTCCAGGCGCGGCGGCCGGCACCGCTACCCGTGGCGTCCCGCTTCCAGGTGCACGACGACGACATCACGGAGAACCGGATCCTCCGCGAGGCACTCGCGGCGCTGCGCCACAGCCGCCTGACGGACCCGGCGCTCGCGGCCGGTGTGGACCGCCTGTGGCGCAGCCTCGAGCACGTCCGGCCCCTGCGGGAACCCCTCGCCGCACTGGACACGATCACCTGGACCCGTCAGAACGAGCACTACCGCCAGGTCCTCGGCCTGGCGCGGGTCGTGCTGGAGAACTCCATGGCCGACCTCGCCGGGGGAGTCGTGGGCACGATCGGCTTCACGCTGCACCTGCACACGGTTTTCGAGCAGTTCGTGCGCACGGCCCTGCGCGAGGCCGCCGGCCTCACGGAGACGGAGTTCCCCGACAGTTGGCGAGGGAAGGGGCTTTTCCTGGCCGAGAGCGGGCAGGTCCCACTGGTCCCGGACCTCGGTGTGCGGGTCGGCGCACACTGGCGGTTCGTGGGCGACGTGAAGTACAAGCGGGACGCAGGACCCGGCCACGAGGCAGATCTCTACCAACTGTTGGCCTATGCCACGGCAACCGGCCTGCCGGAGGCCACGTTGATCTACGCACAAGGGCCGCAGGTGCCGGTCACGCATGAGGTGCGACATGCGGGGAAGCGACTGCACCTGTGGCATCTTGACCTCACCAGTGAGCCACGGGAGGTCCTACGGCAGCTCCGCGGGCTGACGCCCGCCTTGTCCTCATCGGCGGCGGACCGGTAGACCTCCGCTGTCGGAGCCGGCCCCGAGGGGTGCCGAGCCGGTCTCGGACGGGGCGATCCCATCACGGGAGCGGCGCAAGCGAGACGGCGGACGTTGCCGGGTCCCGAGGTCGGCGAGAAGCGTGTCGAGATCGTCCGAGGCAGCCCATCCGTTGACGGAGACCTGCCCCTCAGCGGTGACTCGGACTTCCAGGCGGTCATTGCATGCGCCCAGCCTGTTCCGGAGGTGGGCATATCGCGGGGTGAGGAAGTGGAAGCGCTGATTGGTTGAGCCGACCCAGGGGCGGGCGAGGTCGGGGCGCGCACGGTCATAGGGACCGTCCACCAGAAGATCGGTGGCCTCCAGGAGACGACGAACACTCGTGTCACCACGGGCCGCACGGGTCTCCAGGTCTTCGCGGAGGAAACCGGTGAACGTCATGACGGACAGGCCGCCGACGCGGACCGCTTCGGCCAGCGCGGCGAGGCCCTCAGCCTGCTCGAAGGGCTCGCCGCCGAGCAGGGTGATGCCCTCGACGTCCGAGCGATCGGCTTCCTCCGCGAGCTGGAGGGCTGCCACGGGACGCCCACCCGTCCTGGCCCACATGTGCGGATTGAAGCACCCGCGGCACCGAATGCTGCACCCCTGGATCCACACCGCGAACCGGCGCCCGGGTCCCTCGGCCTGGGTCACCGGGACGACGTGCGCCACGCGCAGCGTTGCCGTGTCAGATGTCAAGGATTCGTCCACCTGGGGGCCCCTGACGCGGGCCGCGCTGCTCTGTGGTCGGGGCGTCGACCGTGACGAGGTGGGCGATTCTCGTGTACTGGTGAGGCTGCAGTCCCGTGGACCGCACGAAGTCGTCGTCGTCCCGGAATCGGCCCTGAGCCTTCCGCACGGACAGGATGTGCTGGGCGAGAACTTCGTCGATGCCGGGAAGTCGGGCCAGGTCCTGGGCTGTCGCCGTGTTGACGTGCACACGTCCGAACTGCACCGGTGCTGGTCTCGATGCCGGTGGCGATGCGGGGGCAGGAGGTACGAACTGCGCCGGCCCGCGCGGCGGGGGCGGCGTCCACGGTCGAGGACCCGGTGCCGGGGCCTGCCGACCGGGCTGGTAATAGGCGGCGTTGTCGATGCCCTGGAAGCTGTGGCTCGGCTGGCCGGGCTGACGCAAATCGGCAGGCGGCGCCTGTGGCGGAGCGCCCTCCGTGTACCAGGGGACGAGTGAGGCGCGCCACCGAAGGTACTCCTTGTTGAGGATGAAGGCATGAATGACCCCGCCGACCCATGTGCCTAGGAGTAGCAGCCCTCCGACGTCGGCGAACGCCTGCACTCCCGTGGACCTGGCCGCCTCGTCGAGAACGAAGAGCAAGACACCGAGACCGGCATAGATCGCCGCGATGACCCACCACCGGCGCTTCCTCGTGCGCGCCGCGACGTAGACGAAGCCGACCCACGAGAACAGGCCCAGGCCGAGAATGGGCGCGAGCAGCCACGCGCTGTGACGGAGGCGCCACTTCCCGTTGGCGAGCTTCTGCGCAGCCATCGGCTGGCCTCCGACGGAGTTATTGCTGACGTAGTTCATGTCGTACCTCGGTGTGGATGGTGCCCTCTCGCCGGTCGTAGTCGGCGGTGAAC carries:
- a CDS encoding McrB family protein; the encoded protein is MEEPDDVTTSRSRVTLPSAQKMYWAAEQWRNRALIDDRSLFSGEPMNGAAAAQELVEAFVEQPDLGAGTFYEKLETQLATVSADAVQLAAELMYVYYLIVTTRAARGKTKREQIQMILDYRDAGTTDLPDEFAEALAGGVAHPGTGYNTFRWKMFAYLIRVYEAAKKLPRAERSGVFTEWDAFQRFMGGIDDQSVWSQRFALEHMLFPDYAPAITSRDDRSALPKVFAKRLGGEYEVAEIVRRLEPNAWFGNRAYTDLYRTPYRELWQQPNPKMDAYVSWARRFTDMLEQPRATWQERALRAAETLRAASSGAPIAEPLRAALHDLDSGLASAVSAVVSWAENDDAAARHALTAFADHRGGEAIDRFLDRVPDDVLTGGRAQMALASALLMAQGAEELPLWPFDTAAASHRLANGYPGQDSSTVGENYVLYLERLDAVRVGLGTPENLWATRLDAAVLADLLVRTGRPDGWEDAEWRAFDAWRTGKAVALTTQASTSSAGAVTAPAEAPETEASSTSFEDLAAALSLDEQGIEWLEETLELLRLKKQLILQGPPGTGKTYLARELAEFLAEDPKRVTLTQFHPGTSYEDFVQGLRPDPENPTSFRVVDGPLIRIAEEARAHPEATYVLLVDEINRGNVPAVFGELYFLLEYRGETVTLTYGKDFSLPGNLFLIGTMNTADRSITALDSALRRRFYVRDLRPGETPVDGMLRNHLTQHDAELEWLAELLDRANAIIKDKDQRVGPSHFMGRQMDETRARRAWNYTVMPTLREVFYRRPELLDQLEFATLKAAVTHTAGDAAAD
- a CDS encoding McrC family protein — translated: MLQLTEWETSGPLTLTPAQRHVLETRFEAVVRASGHGDEVAVRPGGVVGSVSVGGVPIVVRPKIPIDRVLFMTAYAADPFRWEENWSVIAGADDLEDGMAALFVAACRRTLQRGLLRSYRTVDADLPMVKGRVRWNVQARRPAPLPVASRFQVHDDDITENRILREALAALRHSRLTDPALAAGVDRLWRSLEHVRPLREPLAALDTITWTRQNEHYRQVLGLARVVLENSMADLAGGVVGTIGFTLHLHTVFEQFVRTALREAAGLTETEFPDSWRGKGLFLAESGQVPLVPDLGVRVGAHWRFVGDVKYKRDAGPGHEADLYQLLAYATATGLPEATLIYAQGPQVPVTHEVRHAGKRLHLWHLDLTSEPREVLRQLRGLTPALSSSAADR
- a CDS encoding 4Fe-4S single cluster domain-containing protein, yielding MDESLTSDTATLRVAHVVPVTQAEGPGRRFAVWIQGCSIRCRGCFNPHMWARTGGRPVAALQLAEEADRSDVEGITLLGGEPFEQAEGLAALAEAVRVGGLSVMTFTGFLREDLETRAARGDTSVRRLLEATDLLVDGPYDRARPDLARPWVGSTNQRFHFLTPRYAHLRNRLGACNDRLEVRVTAEGQVSVNGWAASDDLDTLLADLGTRQRPPSRLRRSRDGIAPSETGSAPLGAGSDSGGLPVRRR
- a CDS encoding ComEA family DNA-binding protein — protein: MNYVSNNSVGGQPMAAQKLANGKWRLRHSAWLLAPILGLGLFSWVGFVYVAARTRKRRWWVIAAIYAGLGVLLFVLDEAARSTGVQAFADVGGLLLLGTWVGGVIHAFILNKEYLRWRASLVPWYTEGAPPQAPPADLRQPGQPSHSFQGIDNAAYYQPGRQAPAPGPRPWTPPPPRGPAQFVPPAPASPPASRPAPVQFGRVHVNTATAQDLARLPGIDEVLAQHILSVRKAQGRFRDDDDFVRSTGLQPHQYTRIAHLVTVDAPTTEQRGPRQGPPGGRILDI